In Opitutaceae bacterium TAV5, one genomic interval encodes:
- a CDS encoding MFS transporter — translation MKSPPSPLAPVPAGIWSYAWLVVVLLFPVALLNYLDRQMLATMKASMVADIPSIANKADWGFVLGCFKWTYAFLSPFGGYVADRFSRRWVIITSLSVWSLVTWWTGHVTSFHELTVTRALMGVSEAFYIPAALALISEYHAGGTRSRAIGLHQSGIYLGQILGGFAGYMADSPEFGWRWTFSTCGLLGVFYAVPLLLFLRDSKAAPAVPVAPGASASDGSGGALRGLLCNRDFILLVIYFTLPAIAGWVVRDWMPEILREKFNLGQGQAGVSAILYVQIASIIGVLIGGALADRWIRRTVRGRIFTSAIGMMLFLPALFSVGNAPTLLFAVVGLIVFGLGWGFFDCNNMPILCQIVRPQWRATGYGIMNLVSISCGGFGDWGFGALRDHSVPLNLIFGIFAGVALLSVFVVLLIRPRKESENAG, via the coding sequence ATGAAATCCCCTCCCTCCCCTCTCGCCCCGGTGCCGGCCGGCATCTGGAGTTATGCCTGGCTGGTCGTCGTTCTGCTTTTCCCGGTCGCGCTGCTCAATTACCTCGACCGCCAGATGCTCGCCACCATGAAGGCATCGATGGTGGCGGACATCCCGAGCATCGCCAACAAGGCGGACTGGGGGTTTGTTCTTGGTTGTTTCAAGTGGACTTACGCCTTTCTCAGTCCCTTCGGCGGTTATGTGGCGGACCGGTTCAGCCGGCGCTGGGTGATTATCACGAGCCTTTCGGTGTGGTCGCTGGTCACGTGGTGGACGGGACACGTCACCTCATTTCACGAACTCACGGTGACGCGCGCGCTCATGGGCGTCAGCGAGGCGTTCTATATTCCCGCCGCACTGGCCCTGATTTCCGAATACCACGCGGGCGGCACCCGTTCCCGTGCCATCGGACTGCATCAGTCAGGGATTTATCTGGGGCAGATTTTGGGCGGTTTCGCCGGTTACATGGCCGATTCGCCAGAGTTTGGCTGGCGATGGACGTTTTCAACCTGCGGCTTGCTTGGCGTGTTTTATGCCGTGCCGTTGCTCCTGTTTTTGCGCGATTCGAAAGCAGCGCCTGCCGTGCCTGTTGCGCCCGGCGCGTCCGCATCCGACGGTAGCGGCGGGGCGTTGCGCGGGTTATTGTGCAACCGCGACTTTATTTTACTTGTCATTTATTTTACACTACCGGCGATCGCTGGCTGGGTCGTGCGTGACTGGATGCCCGAGATCCTGCGGGAAAAATTCAATCTGGGTCAGGGCCAAGCGGGCGTCAGCGCAATCCTGTATGTGCAAATCGCTTCGATCATCGGTGTTCTCATCGGAGGTGCGCTCGCTGATCGCTGGATACGGCGCACCGTGCGCGGCCGCATTTTTACGAGCGCGATTGGCATGATGCTTTTTCTGCCCGCGCTCTTCAGCGTCGGCAACGCCCCCACGCTCCTGTTCGCAGTCGTCGGGCTGATTGTCTTCGGGCTGGGCTGGGGGTTTTTCGACTGCAACAACATGCCGATTCTCTGCCAGATCGTGCGTCCGCAGTGGCGGGCGACAGGTTATGGCATCATGAATTTGGTCAGCATCAGTTGCGGCGGTTTCGGCGACTGGGGTTTCGGCGCGTTGCGTGACCACAGCGTGCCGCTGAATTTGATTTTTGGCATCTTCGCAGGCGTGGCACTGTTGTCCGTTTTCGTCGTCCTGCTGATTCGCCCGCGCAAGGAGTCGGAAAATGCGGGATGA
- a CDS encoding acetylesterase, whose protein sequence is MCYLNSARFLAIACALFALSAIGRAEIWLPTIFSDHAVLQKSARTPVWGKAEAGQKITVTLNRATADATADASGKWRVDLDLSDNAIGAGPHRLVVQAGASRREIADVLLGEVWLCSGQSNMEFTLGGALGAKEEIAGSDDPALRQFRVPKKDAVRPAEDCEGRWVVAHPETAAQFSAVAWHFGKNLRRELSVPVGLINASWGSTPCELWMSPEGLAADPELRATRDKLLAWRTDILPAYKKEWRAWAQKYERNDANAKNATPPPANDANNAAAWRTVTLPGQLTPDGFSGEGIVWLRKKITVSPLPPTSDGRARPFRISLGGMRGSETVFWNGKRIGGTDPAVPVKPVRHYTVPGHLVRAGAEAVLDIRLFVPLGDAALGENGGVLRAGKTPLSGDWLTRGETSFPPLSDEARNACPAPPENPDEAGTGGLVSPYSLFFNGLIHPLIPNALRGVIWYQGETNTGRAFQYRSTFPALIRDWRKQWGRGDFPFYFCQLASFGMKHDEPGRASEWAELREAQTFALKLSETGMAVLTDLGEAGDIHPRNKAEVGRRLSLIALANTYGKMLPFSGPVVASVAVEKDTMRIRFKNTYDGLIVAPLPDRYRPKSLEPATLPLRRHAPAGELEGFMICGADRRWHWAEARIEGDDSVVVSSASVPEPVAVRYAWADNPTCNLYNAAGLPAAPFRTDDFPLSTINRRF, encoded by the coding sequence ATGTGCTATCTTAACTCCGCCCGTTTTCTGGCCATCGCCTGCGCCCTGTTCGCGCTGTCCGCAATCGGGCGGGCGGAGATTTGGTTGCCCACGATTTTTTCCGATCACGCCGTCCTGCAAAAAAGCGCGCGAACACCCGTCTGGGGTAAAGCCGAGGCAGGACAAAAAATCACCGTCACACTGAATCGCGCGACTGCCGACGCCACGGCGGACGCCTCTGGAAAATGGCGCGTTGACCTTGATCTGAGCGACAATGCGATCGGCGCCGGCCCGCACCGCCTGGTCGTGCAAGCGGGCGCATCGCGGAGGGAAATTGCCGACGTGCTGCTCGGCGAAGTCTGGTTGTGCTCGGGTCAGTCGAACATGGAGTTCACGCTCGGCGGCGCGCTCGGTGCGAAAGAAGAAATCGCGGGCAGCGACGACCCCGCGCTAAGGCAGTTTCGCGTTCCGAAAAAAGACGCCGTCAGACCGGCCGAAGATTGCGAAGGCCGCTGGGTGGTGGCGCATCCGGAAACCGCCGCGCAATTTTCCGCCGTTGCGTGGCATTTCGGCAAAAATTTACGGCGCGAACTTTCCGTTCCCGTCGGGCTGATCAATGCCTCGTGGGGTAGCACTCCCTGCGAACTCTGGATGAGCCCTGAAGGTCTCGCCGCCGACCCCGAACTACGCGCCACACGCGACAAGCTTCTGGCTTGGCGAACTGACATTTTGCCCGCTTACAAAAAGGAGTGGCGGGCATGGGCGCAAAAATACGAACGCAATGACGCGAACGCAAAAAACGCCACGCCGCCACCGGCCAACGACGCCAACAACGCCGCCGCGTGGCGCACGGTCACGCTTCCCGGCCAGCTGACGCCGGACGGATTTTCCGGCGAAGGAATTGTCTGGCTGCGGAAAAAAATCACGGTCTCCCCCCTCCCCCCCACCTCCGACGGACGTGCCCGGCCTTTCAGGATTTCGCTCGGCGGTATGCGCGGTTCTGAAACGGTTTTTTGGAACGGCAAACGAATCGGCGGCACCGATCCGGCGGTTCCCGTCAAACCGGTGCGCCATTACACGGTACCCGGACATCTCGTTCGTGCCGGCGCGGAGGCCGTGCTGGACATCCGGCTTTTCGTGCCCCTCGGCGACGCCGCGCTTGGGGAAAACGGCGGCGTGTTGCGCGCGGGTAAAACACCTCTTTCCGGCGACTGGCTGACGCGGGGGGAGACATCGTTTCCACCGCTTTCCGACGAAGCGCGAAACGCATGTCCCGCGCCGCCGGAAAATCCCGACGAGGCGGGCACGGGCGGTTTGGTGTCGCCCTATTCTCTCTTCTTCAACGGACTGATTCATCCGCTGATTCCCAACGCCCTGCGCGGCGTGATCTGGTATCAGGGCGAGACCAACACCGGCCGCGCCTTTCAATATCGCAGCACCTTTCCCGCCCTCATTCGCGATTGGCGCAAACAATGGGGGCGCGGCGATTTTCCGTTTTATTTCTGCCAGCTCGCCTCCTTTGGCATGAAGCACGACGAGCCGGGCCGGGCGAGCGAATGGGCGGAGTTGCGGGAGGCGCAAACATTCGCGTTAAAATTGTCCGAAACCGGCATGGCCGTGCTCACCGACCTCGGTGAGGCGGGCGATATTCATCCGCGCAACAAGGCGGAAGTCGGACGCCGCCTCTCGCTCATTGCGCTCGCCAATACTTACGGAAAAATGCTGCCGTTTTCCGGTCCGGTGGTGGCGTCCGTTGCCGTTGAGAAAGACACCATGCGTATCCGATTCAAAAATACATACGACGGCCTGATTGTCGCGCCGCTGCCCGACCGCTACCGGCCCAAGTCGCTGGAACCGGCGACGCTTCCGCTGCGGCGCCATGCCCCGGCGGGCGAACTGGAGGGGTTTATGATTTGCGGCGCGGACCGCCGCTGGCACTGGGCGGAGGCGCGCATCGAGGGCGACGATTCCGTGGTCGTGAGTTCCGCCTCGGTGCCGGAACCGGTCGCCGTGCGCTATGCATGGGCGGACAATCCGACGTGCAATCTTTACAACGCCGCCGGTCTTCCCGCCGCTCCCTTCCGCACCGACGATTTCCCTCTTTCGACCATCAACCGCCGTTTTTAA
- a CDS encoding lipolytic protein G-D-S-L family yields the protein MKIQTLFMLFPLLTGVLVAAPANSPMLEHQEAQVVEVPGLPRVLILGDSISIGYIQGVRKQLDGLAIVRRPPTNCGSTKTGLECLDAWLGEKHWDVIHFNWGLHDLRYNPVKRKDGTEDLKQNVLPEDYEKNLRILVARLKAASDTQIFATTTPIPVKQKQRQPRIPADVDKYNEIALRVMKESGIPIDDLNAIVKGRETEVMPPEDVHFTREGYVVLATAVADSIKKTLATKAAK from the coding sequence ATGAAAATCCAAACCTTGTTTATGTTATTTCCGCTGTTGACCGGCGTGTTGGTTGCCGCGCCGGCGAACTCGCCCATGCTGGAACACCAGGAGGCGCAAGTCGTGGAAGTCCCCGGCCTGCCCAGGGTGCTGATACTCGGTGACTCGATTTCCATCGGTTACATCCAAGGTGTGCGGAAACAGTTGGACGGTCTCGCCATCGTGCGCCGTCCGCCGACCAACTGCGGTTCCACCAAAACGGGACTGGAATGCCTCGACGCCTGGCTCGGTGAAAAACACTGGGACGTGATTCATTTCAACTGGGGCCTGCACGACCTGCGTTACAACCCCGTCAAGCGCAAGGACGGAACCGAGGATCTCAAACAAAACGTATTGCCCGAAGACTACGAAAAGAATCTGCGCATTCTCGTCGCCCGCCTCAAGGCGGCGTCGGACACGCAGATTTTTGCGACCACCACGCCGATCCCGGTAAAGCAAAAACAGCGCCAGCCGCGGATTCCGGCGGACGTCGACAAATACAACGAAATCGCCCTGCGCGTGATGAAAGAATCCGGCATCCCGATCGACGACCTGAACGCAATCGTCAAGGGACGCGAAACGGAAGTGATGCCGCCGGAAGACGTGCATTTCACACGGGAAGGTTATGTCGTGCTGGCCACCGCCGTGGCGGACTCGATCAAAAAAACGCTCGCGACCAAGGCCGCGAAATAA
- a CDS encoding N-terminal cleavage protein, whose protein sequence is MNITLPPQKTPFARPTTRAAFTLVELLAVITIIGVLAAIILSVISRVRESARNAQCISNLRQIGVAARLYADEHKGLSSQTTGRPYFYEALWPCAYSVPIRNNTAGQNELPNNLTGTIFECPKAKDDIEPPRRSYGINNLLSPTVTITDSTGTDRKLIQVHRVEVPAKAAFFGDSLKSSGLSNQGTNQTWNERHSGKMNVCFVDGHVAAVRVTGTELETNKSHTFWTGK, encoded by the coding sequence ATGAACATCACCCTGCCACCTCAAAAAACTCCATTTGCAAGGCCAACAACCAGGGCTGCGTTTACCTTGGTGGAACTGCTTGCCGTGATTACGATCATTGGCGTTTTAGCGGCAATCATCCTCTCTGTTATCAGCAGGGTGCGTGAGTCCGCGCGCAACGCCCAATGCATCAGCAATCTCCGCCAGATCGGTGTCGCCGCCCGCCTTTACGCTGACGAGCACAAGGGGCTGTCATCCCAAACCACTGGCAGGCCCTATTTTTACGAGGCGCTCTGGCCCTGCGCGTATTCGGTTCCAATTCGGAACAACACAGCCGGGCAGAACGAGCTGCCGAATAATCTGACGGGCACGATTTTTGAATGTCCCAAGGCCAAGGATGACATCGAGCCCCCGAGACGGAGCTATGGCATAAACAACCTCCTCTCACCGACCGTCACCATAACGGACAGCACTGGCACCGACCGGAAACTCATTCAGGTTCACAGGGTCGAGGTTCCTGCGAAGGCCGCATTTTTTGGCGACTCGCTCAAGTCCAGCGGTCTCAGCAACCAAGGCACCAATCAAACCTGGAACGAAAGACACAGCGGGAAAATGAATGTCTGTTTCGTGGACGGCCACGTCGCGGCTGTTCGCGTCACCGGCACCGAATTGGAAACGAACAAGAGCCACACATTCTGGACCGGCAAATAA
- a CDS encoding sodium:solute symporter, which translates to MNLTSLDWSIVIAAALALAIIAIWIRRYTRSVSDFLAANRCAGRYLLTLSEGIAAFGVTSLVANFEKFYQAGFAAFWWGKMLAPIAMVIAMSGWVAYRFRETRALTMAQFFEMRYSRRFRVFAGIMTWVSGVLNYGVFPGIVANFFIHFCGLPQTVSIAGVEVRTLLIIMGLFLGMALLLVFAGGMVAVMVTDFFQAQFMNIVFLVLMGVVFYKVGWGHTVEALSATEPGKSLLDPFDQSKISDFNFWFFAIFAFKAFYNCLGWQGTSGYNASARTPHEAKMARVLAEWRNGVTYLMLMILPIGAYVVLHHAGYEPIQQSAHAALARIDDAQTATQMTVPVTLVALLPAGVIGLLAAAMAMAAVATDDSYLHSWGSIFVQDVVLPFRHGKPPLSQRAHLFLLRASIVFVAVFAFCWSAFFPLRDYLFMYFLLTGTIYLGGSGSVIIGGLYWKRGTTAGAYTAMIAGCSVAVIGISLQVAWPHVPAFVALAPKFPINGAWLAMISYGTSIVGYVLVSFLTCRTSANLDRILHRGPYAIAEDAPTVFPAASQSATDGLPRWKRVLGFTSSFTRGDNVIYFFKLGWTGFWTLMFVLGTTIGLTIGFSKSTWAGYWLFVILLSAVVGAGTIIWFLWGGTKDLLALVRLLREKQRNAQDDGQVHESE; encoded by the coding sequence ATGAATCTCACTTCCCTCGACTGGAGCATCGTCATCGCCGCCGCTCTCGCGCTTGCCATCATTGCCATCTGGATACGCCGCTACACTCGCAGTGTTTCCGATTTTCTGGCTGCCAATCGTTGCGCCGGACGTTATCTGCTCACGCTCTCCGAAGGCATTGCCGCATTTGGCGTGACCAGCCTGGTGGCCAATTTCGAGAAATTCTATCAGGCCGGATTTGCAGCGTTCTGGTGGGGAAAAATGCTCGCGCCGATTGCCATGGTCATCGCCATGAGCGGCTGGGTGGCCTACCGTTTTCGCGAAACACGTGCACTCACCATGGCTCAGTTTTTCGAGATGCGCTACTCGCGCCGTTTTCGTGTGTTTGCCGGCATCATGACCTGGGTGTCAGGAGTCCTTAACTACGGTGTGTTTCCTGGCATCGTCGCCAATTTTTTCATCCACTTTTGCGGATTACCCCAGACCGTCTCCATCGCGGGTGTCGAGGTGCGAACCTTGCTCATTATCATGGGGCTGTTTCTCGGCATGGCGCTCCTGCTGGTTTTCGCTGGCGGCATGGTGGCGGTGATGGTCACGGATTTTTTCCAGGCGCAGTTCATGAACATCGTTTTCCTGGTGTTGATGGGCGTGGTGTTTTACAAAGTCGGTTGGGGCCACACGGTGGAAGCTTTGTCAGCCACCGAGCCCGGTAAGTCGCTGCTTGATCCCTTTGACCAGTCGAAAATCAGCGACTTCAATTTCTGGTTTTTTGCGATTTTTGCCTTCAAGGCATTTTACAATTGCCTCGGCTGGCAGGGAACTTCCGGATACAATGCCTCTGCGCGTACCCCGCATGAGGCCAAGATGGCCCGCGTACTCGCCGAATGGCGCAACGGCGTCACCTATCTCATGCTGATGATTCTGCCAATCGGCGCCTACGTCGTGCTGCATCACGCTGGTTACGAGCCGATCCAGCAATCCGCCCATGCCGCCCTCGCCCGGATCGACGATGCGCAAACCGCCACGCAAATGACGGTTCCCGTCACGCTCGTCGCGCTGCTGCCTGCGGGCGTAATCGGATTGCTTGCTGCCGCGATGGCCATGGCTGCGGTCGCCACTGACGATTCCTACCTGCACTCGTGGGGATCGATCTTCGTGCAGGATGTCGTGCTTCCCTTCCGCCACGGAAAACCGCCTCTCTCGCAACGCGCCCACCTGTTTTTGCTACGCGCCTCAATCGTGTTTGTCGCAGTATTTGCGTTTTGCTGGAGCGCGTTTTTCCCGCTGCGCGACTACCTGTTCATGTATTTCCTGCTCACCGGCACGATTTACCTCGGCGGATCGGGATCCGTGATCATTGGTGGGCTTTACTGGAAACGCGGCACCACGGCGGGTGCCTATACGGCCATGATCGCCGGTTGCAGCGTGGCTGTCATTGGAATTTCATTGCAAGTCGCCTGGCCGCACGTGCCGGCGTTCGTCGCGCTTGCCCCGAAGTTTCCGATCAACGGCGCCTGGCTGGCCATGATTTCCTATGGAACAAGCATCGTCGGTTACGTGCTTGTCTCGTTTCTCACCTGCCGCACTTCTGCCAACCTCGACCGCATCCTGCATCGCGGCCCATACGCCATCGCCGAGGACGCTCCCACCGTTTTCCCCGCAGCCTCTCAATCCGCAACCGACGGTTTGCCGCGCTGGAAACGCGTGCTCGGCTTTACCAGCAGCTTCACACGCGGCGACAACGTCATCTATTTTTTCAAACTCGGCTGGACCGGCTTCTGGACGCTGATGTTTGTCCTTGGGACCACGATCGGTCTCACCATCGGGTTCAGCAAGAGCACATGGGCAGGCTACTGGCTGTTCGTCATCCTCCTCAGCGCAGTGGTCGGCGCAGGAACCATCATCTGGTTCCTGTGGGGTGGCACCAAGGATCTTTTGGCCCTCGTCCGCCTGCTCCGTGAAAAGCAACGCAACGCTCAGGACGATGGCCAGGTTCACGAATCCGAATAA